Proteins found in one Lagopus muta isolate bLagMut1 chromosome 18, bLagMut1 primary, whole genome shotgun sequence genomic segment:
- the CSNK1D gene encoding casein kinase I isoform X1: MELRVGNRYRLGRKIGSGSFGDIYLGTDIAAGEEVAIKLECVKTKHPQLHIESKIYKMMQGGVGIPTIKWCGAEGDYNVMVMELLGPSLEDLFNFCSRKFSLKTVLLLADQMISRIEYIHSKNFIHRDVKPDNFLMGLGKKGNLVYIIDFGLAKKYRDARTHQHIPYRENKNLTGTARYASINTHLGIEQSRRDDLESLGYVLMYFNLGSLPWQGLKAATKRQKYERISEKKMSTPIEVLCKGYPSEFATYLNFCRSLRFDDKPDYSYLRQLFRNLFHRQGFSYDYVFDWNMLKFGASRGAEDAERERREREERLRHTRNPAVRGLPSTASGRLRGTQDVAPSTPLTPTSHAANTSPRPVSGMERERKVSMRLHRGAPVNVSSSDLTGRQDTSRMSTSQIPARVTTGVLQSTVHR; this comes from the exons gGACTGATATTGCTGCCGGAGAGGAGGTTGCAATTAAGCTGGAATGTGTGAAAACCAAACACCCTCAACTCCACATTGAGAGTAAAATCTACAAAATGATGCAGGGTGGAG tgggtATCCCCACCATTAAGTGGTGTGGTGCTGAGGGGGATTACAACGTCATGgtgatggagctgctgggacCGAGTCTTGAAGACCTCTTCAACTTTTGTTCAAGGAAGTTTAGTCTCAAGACAGTGTTGTTACTTGCTGACCAAATG ATCAGTCGAATTGAATATATTCACTCTAAGAATTTCATTCACCGAGACGTGAAGCCGGACAACTTCCTAATGGGGCTGGGGAAGAAAGGCAATCTTGTCTACATCATAGACTTTGGATTAGCAAAGAAGTATCGGGATGCCAGAACTCACCAACACATCCCATACCGTGAGAACAAAAACCTAACAGGAACTGCCCGTTATGCATCCATCAACACTCATCTTGGAATTG AGCAATCTCGCAGAGATGACTTGGAGTCCTTGGGCTATGTACTGATGTATTTTAACCTGGGCTCCCTCCCCTGGCAGGGACTGAAAGCAGCAACAAAGAGACAGAAATACGAACGtatcagtgaaaagaaaatgtctacACCCATTGAGGTTTTGTGTAAAGGATATCCTT CTGAATTTGCCACATACCTGAACTTCTGCCGTTCTCTCCGTTTTGATGACAAACCTGACTACTCTTACCTAAGGCAGTTATTCAGAAACCTCTTCCACCGACAAGGCTTCTCCTATGACTATGTGTTTGACTGGAACATGCTGAAATTT GGTGCAAGCAGAGGGGCTGAAGATGCTGAACGTGAAAGGAGAGAGcgagaggagaggctgaggcaCACACGGAACCCAGCTGTGCGTGGATTGCCCTCCACTGCTTCTGGCAGGCTGAGGGGAACACAAGATGTAGCTCCTTCTACTCCTCTTACCCCAACTTCACATGCTG CCAACACATCTCCTCGACCAGTGTCTGGTATGGAACGAGAAAGAAAAGTGAGTATGAGGTTGCACCGTGGTGCCCCTGTCAATGTGTCATCGTCTGACTTAACGGGCCGACAGGACACCTCTCGCATGTCCACTTCACAG
- the CSNK1D gene encoding casein kinase I isoform X2 produces the protein MELRVGNRYRLGRKIGSGSFGDIYLGTDIAAGEEVAIKLECVKTKHPQLHIESKIYKMMQGGVGIPTIKWCGAEGDYNVMVMELLGPSLEDLFNFCSRKFSLKTVLLLADQMISRIEYIHSKNFIHRDVKPDNFLMGLGKKGNLVYIIDFGLAKKYRDARTHQHIPYRENKNLTGTARYASINTHLGIEQSRRDDLESLGYVLMYFNLGSLPWQGLKAATKRQKYERISEKKMSTPIEVLCKGYPSEFATYLNFCRSLRFDDKPDYSYLRQLFRNLFHRQGFSYDYVFDWNMLKFGASRGAEDAERERREREERLRHTRNPAVRGLPSTASGRLRGTQDVAPSTPLTPTSHAANTSPRPVSGMERERKVSMRLHRGAPVNVSSSDLTGRQDTSRMSTSQNSIPFEHHGK, from the exons gGACTGATATTGCTGCCGGAGAGGAGGTTGCAATTAAGCTGGAATGTGTGAAAACCAAACACCCTCAACTCCACATTGAGAGTAAAATCTACAAAATGATGCAGGGTGGAG tgggtATCCCCACCATTAAGTGGTGTGGTGCTGAGGGGGATTACAACGTCATGgtgatggagctgctgggacCGAGTCTTGAAGACCTCTTCAACTTTTGTTCAAGGAAGTTTAGTCTCAAGACAGTGTTGTTACTTGCTGACCAAATG ATCAGTCGAATTGAATATATTCACTCTAAGAATTTCATTCACCGAGACGTGAAGCCGGACAACTTCCTAATGGGGCTGGGGAAGAAAGGCAATCTTGTCTACATCATAGACTTTGGATTAGCAAAGAAGTATCGGGATGCCAGAACTCACCAACACATCCCATACCGTGAGAACAAAAACCTAACAGGAACTGCCCGTTATGCATCCATCAACACTCATCTTGGAATTG AGCAATCTCGCAGAGATGACTTGGAGTCCTTGGGCTATGTACTGATGTATTTTAACCTGGGCTCCCTCCCCTGGCAGGGACTGAAAGCAGCAACAAAGAGACAGAAATACGAACGtatcagtgaaaagaaaatgtctacACCCATTGAGGTTTTGTGTAAAGGATATCCTT CTGAATTTGCCACATACCTGAACTTCTGCCGTTCTCTCCGTTTTGATGACAAACCTGACTACTCTTACCTAAGGCAGTTATTCAGAAACCTCTTCCACCGACAAGGCTTCTCCTATGACTATGTGTTTGACTGGAACATGCTGAAATTT GGTGCAAGCAGAGGGGCTGAAGATGCTGAACGTGAAAGGAGAGAGcgagaggagaggctgaggcaCACACGGAACCCAGCTGTGCGTGGATTGCCCTCCACTGCTTCTGGCAGGCTGAGGGGAACACAAGATGTAGCTCCTTCTACTCCTCTTACCCCAACTTCACATGCTG CCAACACATCTCCTCGACCAGTGTCTGGTATGGAACGAGAAAGAAAAGTGAGTATGAGGTTGCACCGTGGTGCCCCTGTCAATGTGTCATCGTCTGACTTAACGGGCCGACAGGACACCTCTCGCATGTCCACTTCACAG
- the CSNK1D gene encoding casein kinase I isoform X3, protein MMQGGVGIPTIKWCGAEGDYNVMVMELLGPSLEDLFNFCSRKFSLKTVLLLADQMISRIEYIHSKNFIHRDVKPDNFLMGLGKKGNLVYIIDFGLAKKYRDARTHQHIPYRENKNLTGTARYASINTHLGIEQSRRDDLESLGYVLMYFNLGSLPWQGLKAATKRQKYERISEKKMSTPIEVLCKGYPSEFATYLNFCRSLRFDDKPDYSYLRQLFRNLFHRQGFSYDYVFDWNMLKFGASRGAEDAERERREREERLRHTRNPAVRGLPSTASGRLRGTQDVAPSTPLTPTSHAANTSPRPVSGMERERKVSMRLHRGAPVNVSSSDLTGRQDTSRMSTSQIPARVTTGVLQSTVHR, encoded by the exons ATGATGCAGGGTGGAG tgggtATCCCCACCATTAAGTGGTGTGGTGCTGAGGGGGATTACAACGTCATGgtgatggagctgctgggacCGAGTCTTGAAGACCTCTTCAACTTTTGTTCAAGGAAGTTTAGTCTCAAGACAGTGTTGTTACTTGCTGACCAAATG ATCAGTCGAATTGAATATATTCACTCTAAGAATTTCATTCACCGAGACGTGAAGCCGGACAACTTCCTAATGGGGCTGGGGAAGAAAGGCAATCTTGTCTACATCATAGACTTTGGATTAGCAAAGAAGTATCGGGATGCCAGAACTCACCAACACATCCCATACCGTGAGAACAAAAACCTAACAGGAACTGCCCGTTATGCATCCATCAACACTCATCTTGGAATTG AGCAATCTCGCAGAGATGACTTGGAGTCCTTGGGCTATGTACTGATGTATTTTAACCTGGGCTCCCTCCCCTGGCAGGGACTGAAAGCAGCAACAAAGAGACAGAAATACGAACGtatcagtgaaaagaaaatgtctacACCCATTGAGGTTTTGTGTAAAGGATATCCTT CTGAATTTGCCACATACCTGAACTTCTGCCGTTCTCTCCGTTTTGATGACAAACCTGACTACTCTTACCTAAGGCAGTTATTCAGAAACCTCTTCCACCGACAAGGCTTCTCCTATGACTATGTGTTTGACTGGAACATGCTGAAATTT GGTGCAAGCAGAGGGGCTGAAGATGCTGAACGTGAAAGGAGAGAGcgagaggagaggctgaggcaCACACGGAACCCAGCTGTGCGTGGATTGCCCTCCACTGCTTCTGGCAGGCTGAGGGGAACACAAGATGTAGCTCCTTCTACTCCTCTTACCCCAACTTCACATGCTG CCAACACATCTCCTCGACCAGTGTCTGGTATGGAACGAGAAAGAAAAGTGAGTATGAGGTTGCACCGTGGTGCCCCTGTCAATGTGTCATCGTCTGACTTAACGGGCCGACAGGACACCTCTCGCATGTCCACTTCACAG